A window of the Candidatus Paraluminiphilus aquimaris genome harbors these coding sequences:
- a CDS encoding F0F1 ATP synthase subunit B, with the protein MNINYTIIGQLIAFLVFVAFCMRYVWPPILAAMEERQQKIADGLAAADRASHDLELAQKEAVDRLSEAKKEAASIVDAANKRAATVVDEAKTAAVAEADRVKELASAEVEREKAQAKEQLLAQVSTLAIAGAEKVLAAEIDADKHAALLEQLVKEQ; encoded by the coding sequence GTGAACATTAACTACACCATTATTGGTCAGTTGATCGCCTTCCTCGTTTTTGTAGCGTTTTGTATGCGCTACGTTTGGCCGCCGATCTTAGCGGCGATGGAAGAGCGACAGCAAAAAATTGCCGATGGTTTAGCAGCGGCAGATCGTGCGAGTCACGATCTAGAGCTTGCCCAGAAAGAAGCGGTTGATCGGCTGTCTGAAGCAAAAAAAGAAGCGGCATCTATTGTGGACGCGGCGAACAAGCGCGCAGCAACAGTAGTAGACGAGGCTAAAACGGCAGCGGTTGCTGAGGCTGATCGTGTGAAAGAGCTCGCTTCAGCTGAAGTGGAGCGAGAAAAGGCGCAGGCGAAAGAGCAGCTTTTGGCTCAAGTAAGCACACTTGCGATTGCGGGCGCTGAAAAGGTGCTTGCAGCTGAGATTGATGCTGACAAACACGCGGCACTCTTAGAGCAGCTGGTTAAGGAGCAGTAA
- the atpB gene encoding F0F1 ATP synthase subunit A — protein MAAAGQEKTVSDYIVHHLTNLTYGKLPEGFERYDGQTVGTGGEWTFAHGAEEISAMGFNAVHVDSLAWSIGLGIIFCALFRWVAVRASATTPSGLINFIEMVVEFIDNQVKDTFHGSNKLIAPLSLTIFVWVFLMNLMDLIPVDLVPEALMLAGVEYQKIVPSTDPNITMGMAIGVFILMLFYSIKVKGFGFVRELTMNPFNHPAFIPINLFMEVVGLLAKPFSLGLRLFGNMYAGEMIFILIAALFGAGILWMLPAALLQLGWAIFHILVITLQAFIFMVLTIVYLSMAHEDH, from the coding sequence ATGGCGGCAGCTGGTCAAGAGAAAACGGTTTCAGATTACATCGTTCACCACCTCACCAACCTTACATACGGTAAGTTACCTGAGGGATTTGAGCGTTACGATGGCCAAACTGTTGGTACAGGTGGAGAGTGGACGTTTGCGCATGGTGCTGAAGAGATATCAGCCATGGGCTTTAATGCTGTTCACGTTGATTCACTCGCTTGGTCTATTGGTCTTGGCATTATTTTTTGCGCACTGTTTCGCTGGGTTGCTGTTCGCGCGTCAGCGACAACACCTTCAGGCCTCATTAACTTTATCGAAATGGTTGTCGAGTTTATTGATAACCAAGTGAAAGACACATTTCACGGCAGCAACAAGCTTATTGCGCCGCTGTCTTTGACGATCTTTGTCTGGGTTTTCTTGATGAACCTGATGGACTTGATTCCTGTTGATCTTGTGCCAGAGGCACTGATGCTTGCAGGTGTCGAATATCAAAAAATTGTACCGTCGACGGACCCAAACATCACGATGGGTATGGCGATTGGCGTATTTATCCTGATGTTGTTTTATTCCATCAAGGTAAAAGGGTTTGGCTTTGTTCGTGAATTGACAATGAACCCGTTTAATCATCCGGCATTCATTCCTATAAACCTCTTCATGGAAGTGGTAGGCCTGCTTGCTAAGCCGTTTTCACTCGGTTTGCGCTTATTTGGCAACATGTACGCGGGCGAGATGATCTTTATCCTTATTGCCGCACTCTTTGGTGCGGGTATTTTGTGGATGCTTCCTGCGGCACTCCTGCAACTGGGGTGGGCAATTTTTCACATTTTAGTTATTACGCTTCAGGCGTTTATTTTCATGGTTCTTACCATCGTGTACCTCAGCATGGCACACGAGGACCACTAA
- a CDS encoding F0F1 ATP synthase subunit delta, giving the protein MIEPTTLARPYARAAFQFAVDDGAVDAWHRALETLSAVVVDPTVAEVLDDPASTAAQRAGTVSAVLGDDMPAGITQFVSVMAENHRLALASEVAALFAELKSALDAAANVTVTSAFDVPSAILEQLSTSLTSKLGKTVDMTVETDPSLIGGAIIRAGDMVIDGSVRGRLHKLATALKS; this is encoded by the coding sequence GTGATCGAGCCAACCACATTGGCAAGACCTTACGCTCGGGCTGCTTTTCAGTTTGCTGTCGACGACGGTGCGGTCGATGCTTGGCACCGTGCACTGGAGACACTATCGGCTGTGGTGGTTGATCCAACCGTTGCAGAGGTGTTGGATGACCCAGCAAGCACAGCAGCGCAGCGCGCAGGCACTGTTTCGGCTGTTCTCGGTGACGATATGCCGGCAGGTATAACGCAGTTTGTTAGCGTAATGGCGGAAAACCACCGCTTAGCGCTTGCTTCAGAGGTCGCGGCATTGTTCGCCGAGCTGAAGTCCGCATTGGATGCGGCGGCTAACGTAACGGTCACGAGTGCGTTCGATGTGCCAAGTGCAATACTTGAGCAGCTATCGACATCGCTGACATCAAAGTTGGGAAAAACAGTCGATATGACTGTCGAAACAGACCCCTCTCTTATTGGGGGAGCCATTATTAGAGCTGGCGATATGGTTATCGACGGCTCCGTTCGTGGGCGCTTGCATAAGCTGGCGACCGCGTTGAAATCTTGA
- the atpE gene encoding F0F1 ATP synthase subunit C, whose translation MEMIYIAAAIMMGLGGMGAAIGVGILGGKLIEGSARQPELASRLQGTFFLGAGLVDAIPIIGVGISMYLIFVVAG comes from the coding sequence ATGGAAATGATCTACATCGCAGCTGCGATCATGATGGGCTTGGGCGGCATGGGTGCTGCTATTGGCGTGGGTATTTTGGGCGGTAAGCTCATCGAAGGTTCAGCGCGTCAGCCTGAACTCGCTTCACGTCTTCAAGGTACGTTCTTTCTGGGCGCCGGCCTGGTCGACGCGATCCCCATTATTGGTGTCGGTATTTCTATGTATCTCATCTTCGTGGTTGCAGGCTAA
- a CDS encoding ParB/RepB/Spo0J family partition protein: protein MTTKKRKLNRGLDALLGTELTKQKGGESAPSSSSTPADGELRQIRLERLQRGKYQPRVEFDDTALNELAESIKAQGVMQPIVVRAISSDRFEIVAGERRWRASQIAGLDSIPGLVRDISDETAIAMALIENIQRENLNPMEEARALKRLQAEFELSQQEIANAVGKSRSVIANLLRLLSLEAGAAELLETGRIDAGHAKVLLALEGNHQVMAARKVAAAALSVRQTEALVKAILNPKDAEIKTKVDPDIDRLERSLSEQFGTKVSIENKNGRGRLIIQYSNLDVLDGILGRMQ from the coding sequence ATGACAACAAAGAAACGAAAATTAAACCGAGGGCTCGATGCCCTGCTGGGTACAGAACTTACAAAGCAAAAAGGCGGCGAGAGTGCGCCGTCGTCCTCCAGTACTCCAGCTGATGGTGAATTAAGACAGATTCGCTTAGAGCGGTTGCAGCGCGGCAAGTATCAACCGAGAGTGGAGTTTGATGATACGGCGCTTAATGAGCTTGCTGAAAGTATTAAAGCTCAAGGGGTTATGCAGCCAATTGTTGTCCGAGCCATTTCAAGCGATCGGTTTGAAATCGTTGCCGGTGAGCGGCGGTGGCGAGCAAGCCAAATAGCGGGATTGGACAGTATTCCAGGGTTGGTTAGGGATATTAGCGATGAAACTGCGATTGCTATGGCGCTTATTGAGAATATCCAACGTGAGAACCTCAACCCAATGGAAGAGGCGCGAGCATTAAAGCGACTGCAGGCTGAGTTTGAGCTAAGTCAGCAAGAAATTGCGAATGCCGTTGGAAAGTCTCGGTCCGTTATTGCTAACTTGCTGCGTTTATTGTCCCTAGAAGCAGGGGCGGCCGAGTTATTAGAAACGGGTCGTATTGATGCTGGACATGCAAAGGTCTTGCTTGCGCTCGAAGGTAACCACCAAGTTATGGCAGCACGAAAAGTGGCTGCAGCTGCGTTATCAGTAAGACAAACCGAAGCGCTTGTTAAAGCCATATTGAATCCAAAAGATGCGGAAATAAAAACCAAAGTCGACCCCGATATTGACCGACTCGAACGAAGCTTATCCGAGCAGTTCGGGACAAAGGTCAGTATTGAAAACAAAAACGGTCGAGGAAGACTCATTATTCAATACAGTAACTTAGATGTTTTAGATGGCATTCTTGGCCGTATGCAATAA